One window of Saprospiraceae bacterium genomic DNA carries:
- a CDS encoding T9SS type A sorting domain-containing protein: MKYIYLTISLLCVQMLSAQSAKVSVNPNPNTIFFVPDMSDHNAHGKMKNRTNATLNVLWTRQIAMLPSGWSTYICDANNCYADFVDKCPYNNPNVIKANDSATLDVHIFDDGNMGEAHIIMWVYEKEDTLNKFRADYSFNKIVSNKDVKNIAIKVYPNPASNSFSVEFNTGLTRVDLYSILGKKVTSYPAIQKGYYDISWLDDGLYFVKLIGPNDQMLRTIRLQKRSYKP, translated from the coding sequence ATGAAATATATATACTTGACAATCAGTTTATTATGTGTTCAAATGCTGTCAGCTCAATCGGCAAAGGTGAGTGTTAACCCTAACCCAAACACCATTTTTTTTGTCCCTGACATGAGCGATCACAATGCGCATGGTAAAATGAAGAACCGCACCAATGCAACCCTTAACGTGCTTTGGACCCGTCAAATTGCTATGTTGCCAAGCGGCTGGAGTACTTACATATGCGATGCAAACAACTGCTACGCAGATTTTGTGGATAAATGTCCTTATAACAATCCCAATGTTATAAAAGCCAATGATTCTGCAACCCTAGATGTGCATATTTTTGATGACGGCAACATGGGTGAAGCGCATATCATCATGTGGGTTTATGAAAAAGAAGACACACTGAATAAGTTTAGAGCAGACTATTCTTTCAATAAAATTGTATCAAATAAAGACGTTAAAAATATAGCTATTAAAGTCTATCCAAATCCGGCATCCAATTCATTTTCAGTTGAATTTAACACCGGACTTACCAGAGTCGATTTATACTCTATATTAGGTAAAAAAGTAACTTCATATCCTGCAATTCAAAAAGGCTATTATGATATCAGCTGGTTAGATGATGGGCTTTATTTTGTAAAATTGATTGGTCCTAATGACCAGATGTTGCGCACCATCAGACTTCAAAAACGTTCTTACAAGCCCTAA
- a CDS encoding Omp28-related outer membrane protein — protein MKQIYILVFLGVLASSIAYSQAPRRVLVEEFTQASCPPCAVYNPGFHKIIFTPGNESKVTLLCYQTSWPGSDPMNSQNPTDVQSRVTYYGVNAVPDCLADGGVTQAGAPIFHGNIADFTQGIINTRSVVTSPVEITVNHELATKLDSVTMTVSVKNVSANVLPAEYTMHVILIEKVVEFHIPPGTNGELEFYSVTRKMAPNASGTKLTAIDPGASLDYTFKIAIPSYIYNLRNLGVIAFVQHTAKKEVIQSNESFPKAIPGASTYVDLGTSATLSGFSGICDNNIAFKVDFENLGTDTIRTLSVDLMINNVKKTGQTNLAVNIPAGGTGFYEFKNVNITPGKAQVNYRINNVNGASKDIDKLNNTGPHRFLYTVDPTPFTEELHESFEVSARGVIPIHNYVENYSTMRVYPADKAFFGAPEEIGAFGNSVYSLFWDFYFGPENTEVGYFFDKVNLTNSKNTAFMMSRAFATKNSEAVSLIVEASKDCGANWTTIYSKVGDELATVAPIPGTYFAPSSADWIRDTTDISQFDGEAEVIFRLKGFNPAGGSNLLFLDDIDIAPLTPVGVEDAGILTRMEVFPNPVKDQINLQVNSQEKATASIQLYDVHGKMISMLDRSLNLFAGENQKSYNVSAIHAGVYNLKVVTDKGVRNHFIQIQ, from the coding sequence ATGAAACAAATTTACATTCTTGTTTTCTTAGGAGTTTTGGCAAGTTCTATCGCATACAGTCAGGCTCCCCGCCGTGTTTTAGTAGAAGAATTTACCCAGGCTTCTTGTCCACCCTGTGCAGTTTACAATCCGGGATTCCATAAAATAATATTTACACCCGGCAATGAATCAAAGGTGACCTTATTGTGTTACCAGACCAGTTGGCCAGGTTCAGACCCAATGAATTCTCAAAATCCGACCGATGTACAAAGTCGTGTTACCTATTATGGTGTGAATGCAGTACCCGATTGTTTGGCAGATGGAGGCGTAACCCAGGCAGGTGCCCCCATTTTTCATGGAAATATTGCAGATTTTACTCAAGGGATAATCAATACCAGATCGGTTGTAACCAGTCCGGTAGAAATTACTGTTAATCATGAATTGGCAACCAAACTGGATTCTGTTACCATGACAGTAAGTGTTAAAAATGTAAGTGCCAATGTATTGCCTGCAGAATATACCATGCACGTAATTTTAATTGAGAAAGTGGTTGAATTTCATATTCCACCAGGTACCAATGGTGAGTTAGAATTTTATTCAGTAACCCGTAAAATGGCTCCAAATGCTTCTGGTACTAAATTAACAGCAATCGATCCAGGAGCAAGTTTGGATTATACCTTTAAAATTGCCATTCCAAGCTATATCTACAACTTGAGAAACTTAGGAGTCATTGCTTTTGTGCAGCATACTGCAAAAAAAGAAGTGATTCAATCAAACGAAAGTTTTCCAAAAGCAATTCCAGGTGCAAGTACCTATGTTGATTTAGGAACCTCAGCAACCTTATCAGGTTTTTCTGGTATTTGTGATAATAACATAGCTTTTAAAGTTGATTTTGAAAACCTGGGTACAGATACAATTCGTACCTTATCAGTTGATTTGATGATCAATAACGTAAAGAAAACCGGACAAACCAATTTGGCAGTAAATATTCCTGCTGGTGGAACTGGATTTTACGAATTTAAAAATGTAAACATTACACCTGGTAAAGCTCAAGTAAACTACCGAATTAACAATGTAAACGGTGCAAGTAAAGACATTGACAAACTGAACAATACCGGTCCACACAGATTTTTATATACAGTTGATCCAACTCCATTTACAGAAGAATTGCACGAATCATTTGAAGTAAGTGCACGCGGTGTCATTCCAATTCATAATTATGTTGAGAATTATTCTACCATGCGTGTATATCCTGCAGATAAAGCATTTTTTGGAGCACCTGAAGAAATTGGAGCCTTTGGAAATTCTGTGTATTCATTATTCTGGGATTTTTATTTCGGACCAGAAAATACAGAAGTAGGTTATTTCTTTGACAAAGTAAACTTAACCAATAGCAAAAACACAGCGTTTATGATGAGCCGTGCATTTGCTACCAAAAATAGTGAAGCAGTAAGTCTGATTGTTGAAGCATCTAAAGATTGTGGAGCCAACTGGACAACGATTTATTCCAAAGTAGGTGATGAATTGGCTACCGTTGCGCCAATACCCGGTACTTATTTTGCACCGAGTTCAGCAGATTGGATCCGGGATACAACAGACATCAGCCAATTTGATGGAGAAGCGGAAGTAATCTTCCGATTAAAAGGATTTAATCCTGCTGGTGGTTCCAATTTATTATTCCTGGACGATATCGATATCGCGCCTTTAACTCCGGTTGGTGTTGAGGATGCAGGAATTTTAACCAGAATGGAAGTATTCCCGAATCCTGTGAAAGATCAAATCAATCTTCAGGTAAATTCACAGGAAAAAGCAACAGCAAGCATTCAATTGTATGATGTTCATGGAAAAATGATCAGCATGCTAGACAGATCGCTGAACTTGTTTGCTGGTGAAAACCAAAAATCTTACAATGTTTCTGCTATACATGCAGGCGTATATAATTTGAAAGTTGTTACAGACAAAGGGGTTAGAAACCACTTTATTCAAATTCAATAA
- a CDS encoding NAD(P)/FAD-dependent oxidoreductase codes for MAEKEMEQIVIVGNGIAGITAARELRKLSEVKICVISSESAYFFSRTALMYVYMGHLRWKDIEPYPHDFYSKNGIDLLHTKVLSIDFNSKCVHTENEKPLAYDRLILATGSNSKTVEIPGNQVEGVCSLYYKQDLEHIEKLTPSIQQAVIIGGGLIAIELAEMLSSRKIPVCMLVRESDYWAQVLPEDEARMITRHIQDHGVDLHLETQVTEILSDDLGRVRAVVTSNGHEIACNFVGIAVGVKPNIECVQNTTLECDQGILVNDFLETNIEHVYAIGDCAQLRKPILGRKAIETAWYIARAMGKTLAHHICKEPTAYQQIIWYNSAKFFDIEYQVYGFVPAQIHYPLNSLHLESPNGRQSIRITYDHDTKVVKGFLLMGYRFRQDVCEKWISQKMMLETVVSTIRMAFFEPEFYKGIARRYMKKFNIEFGKASYLRSRGSFDSVLRFFKRSKKQ; via the coding sequence TTGGCAGAAAAGGAAATGGAGCAAATTGTAATAGTCGGAAATGGCATTGCGGGAATAACTGCCGCACGCGAGTTGCGTAAACTCAGCGAGGTTAAAATTTGTGTAATATCCTCAGAATCAGCCTATTTTTTCTCTCGTACAGCTTTGATGTATGTCTATATGGGGCATTTGCGATGGAAAGATATTGAACCCTATCCGCATGATTTTTACAGCAAAAACGGAATCGATTTACTGCATACCAAGGTTTTGTCCATTGATTTTAACTCCAAATGTGTACATACTGAAAATGAAAAGCCGCTTGCTTACGATCGTTTAATCCTGGCAACTGGCTCCAATTCCAAAACGGTCGAAATTCCAGGGAATCAAGTGGAAGGGGTTTGTAGTTTGTATTACAAACAGGATTTGGAGCATATCGAAAAATTGACACCTTCGATTCAACAGGCAGTGATCATCGGTGGCGGACTCATTGCGATCGAATTGGCGGAAATGTTGAGTTCACGTAAAATACCCGTTTGCATGTTGGTTCGTGAATCTGATTATTGGGCGCAGGTACTTCCGGAAGACGAAGCTCGTATGATTACCAGGCACATTCAGGACCATGGCGTTGATTTACACCTAGAAACTCAAGTAACCGAAATCTTATCAGATGATTTGGGTCGTGTGAGAGCGGTTGTCACCAGTAATGGACACGAAATAGCCTGCAACTTTGTTGGAATCGCTGTTGGGGTTAAACCAAATATCGAGTGTGTTCAAAATACAACGCTCGAATGTGATCAGGGGATTCTTGTAAATGATTTCCTTGAAACCAATATCGAGCATGTGTATGCTATCGGAGATTGTGCACAACTTCGAAAACCAATCTTAGGCAGAAAAGCTATCGAAACAGCATGGTACATCGCCCGGGCTATGGGTAAAACGCTCGCACATCATATTTGCAAAGAACCTACTGCGTATCAACAAATCATCTGGTACAATTCAGCTAAATTTTTTGACATTGAATATCAGGTTTACGGATTTGTTCCCGCACAAATTCATTACCCCTTGAACAGCTTACATTTGGAATCGCCCAATGGCAGACAAAGCATTCGAATCACCTATGATCATGATACCAAAGTAGTGAAAGGATTTTTATTGATGGGATACCGATTTCGTCAGGATGTTTGTGAAAAATGGATTAGCCAAAAAATGATGCTTGAAACTGTAGTTTCAACCATTCGAATGGCTTTTTTTGAACCCGAATTTTACAAAGGAATTGCGAGGCGGTATATGAAAAAATTTAATATAGAATTTGGCAAAGCTTCCTATTTAAGATCACGGGGTTCTTTTGACAGTGTACTCAGATTTTTTAAACGCTCTAAAAAGCAATAA